From the genome of Deinococcus sp. JMULE3, one region includes:
- a CDS encoding methylenetetrahydrofolate reductase: MTRVSVELVPRSRSGLRAEIAEVAGALSGVDTVNVPDLTRYSLRSWVGCGFARPGFAAIPHLRAVDFNPREPLPFLPMLEEHGIREVLVVTGDAPIDMSAKVYDQDAVDLIRRLNRDAPHLRVYAGLDPYRQSFVRERDYLERKLDAGAAGFFTQPFFDLRLLDTWADLLPDGTDVWWGATSILTEASFNYWRARNHAVFPRTFTPTLDCNRTFARDLLTFAREREQHAYFMPVKVNVLEYLGGIL; the protein is encoded by the coding sequence GTGACGCGAGTGTCTGTCGAGCTGGTGCCCCGGTCCCGTTCTGGCCTGCGCGCGGAGATCGCGGAGGTCGCAGGCGCGCTGAGCGGCGTGGATACCGTGAACGTGCCGGACCTGACGCGGTACTCGCTGCGCTCCTGGGTGGGGTGCGGCTTCGCCCGGCCGGGTTTCGCGGCGATTCCGCACCTGCGCGCCGTGGACTTCAACCCGCGTGAGCCGCTGCCGTTCCTGCCCATGCTGGAGGAACACGGCATTCGTGAGGTGCTCGTCGTGACCGGGGACGCCCCGATCGACATGAGCGCGAAGGTGTACGACCAGGACGCCGTGGACCTGATCCGCCGCCTGAACCGCGACGCGCCGCACCTGCGGGTGTACGCCGGGCTGGACCCGTACCGGCAGTCGTTCGTCCGCGAGCGGGATTACCTGGAGCGCAAGCTGGACGCGGGCGCGGCCGGGTTCTTCACGCAGCCGTTCTTCGACCTGCGCCTGCTGGACACCTGGGCGGACCTCCTGCCGGACGGCACGGACGTGTGGTGGGGCGCGACGAGCATTCTCACGGAAGCCAGCTTCAACTACTGGCGCGCCCGGAACCACGCGGTGTTCCCCCGCACGTTCACGCCCACCCTGGACTGCAACCGCACGTTCGCCCGTGACCTCCTGACCTTCGCCCGCGAGCGGGAGCAGCACGCGTACTTCATGCCCGTGAAGGTGAACGTGCTGGAGTACCTGGGTGGCATCCTCTGA